In Chitinophagaceae bacterium, the genomic window TATACTATAATGCCTGAAAATCTTACTGCTCACCCTTGTGTCCTCTGCATATACTATATGTAAATTCTTTAGGAGCTCCACAGCCCGGTAAGTTATGTCAGCCATATTCCCTATGGGGGTGGGTATTATATAAAGCTTGCCATAACTCATTTTTTGCCTGTTTTATTTAACAGCTTTCAACTGTATTGTATAAGACTCCATAACCGGATTCGCCAGCAATTTTTTAGAAGCAGTTTCAACTACTTTTTTCGCTTCTTCTTCACTATCGGCTTCAATAGTTAAGTTAATGTTTTTGCCAATTCTAACATTGGTTATATTGTCTATCTCTAAGTTTTGCAAGCCTTTCTCTACAGCTTTACCCTGAGGATCTAATAGTTCACTTAGTGGCATGATTTTGATTTCTGCTTGGAATTTCATTTTTTATTAAAAATTTTTAGATTAAAGGATAAAATGGAAATTACTATGTAAGTTAAAATTATCATCGGTAATGCCGATAAATTAAAAAGCAAAAATAACAAAATACTTACAGCCAGTAATAAAATAGTATCAATGTTGTCCTTGATTTTATTTTTAGTGAATTTTAATGCTATTAAATTTAAATTACTAATCATCAGTAAACTCAAGACCACTATTTGAATGATTAGGATTTCTGTATTAAAAAAAACAGATTGCCAGGCTGCATCATTTTCATACCAATAAACCATACCAATTGCATACATAGCCATCGCCGGAGTTGGCAGCCCCTTGAAATGCACAGACTGACTTTCATCTATATTAAACTTAGCCAATCTCAAAGCACCAAATGCCGGCAATAAAAAAGCCAACATATTTAAGTTTAAAATCTCTCCACCTACTTCATGACCGGAGGCACTCAATAACTGAAAAAAAATAAAACCGGGAGCCAGTCCAAAAGAAATCACATCTGCCAGTGAATCCAGTTGTTTACCAATTTCAGATGCCTGATTAAATAGTCTTGCCGCAAATCCATCTAAAAAGTCAAGAACTGCTGCCGCAATTATAAAATATGTTCCAATTATGATATCATTATTTAAAATGTGATAAATAGCAATACTGCCACAAATCAAATTTAACAGTGTAATGATATTAGGTATCTTAAAAAAACTTGTCAAAACATTAATTCATTAGTTCTTCAATTTCTTCAGCTTCAATTGGAATGTCGCCCATAAGATCAACCGGACCATTTTCAGTAATTAGAATATCATTTTCCAATCGAATTCCAATTTTTTCTTCTCTCACATATATGCCGGGTTCACAGGTCAATATAGCACCTTCCTCTAAAGGCGTGTATCGGTCTCCTGTGTCATGAACATCTAAACCCATAAAGTGAGCCACACCATGCATGAAATACTGCTTATACAATGGACTTTTAGGATTTTGATTTTTTACATCATTTTTATTCAACAGCTTAACATCTATCAATGCTGATTCAATAATCTTAGCGGCTTCCTTATTATACTCATCAAGAGTCATTCCTACCCGCATTAATTTAATACACTCCTTTTGAGAATTTAAAACAGCATTATAAAGTTCTTTTTGACGCTTGGTAAACCGGCCATTAACCGGAATTGTACGGCTCATGTCAGAGGCATAGTTAGCATATTCAGCTCCATAATCCATTAAAAGTATATCACCGTCTTTACAAACCTGATTGTTCAGGGTATAATGCAAAATACAGCTGTTAATTCCTGAAGCGACTATAGTATCAAATGCGTTTCTAGAAGCACCATTTTTCAAAAAATTATATAAAATAGCAGCTTCAATTTCATATTCATTAATTCCGGGAGACACTAATTTCAAAACTTCCAAAAAGGCTTTCTTTGTAATGGAGCAGGCTTTTTTTATTAATTCAATTTCAATTTCATGTTTTGAAACCCTCAACTCCTGCAAAATCGGATAAGCTCTCATAAAATTATGAAGAGGATAAGCTTTTTTCAATTCTTCTGCCTTTCTTTGGTTTTGGTCCGGCAATGCCGACTTAAAACGATCGTGCTCATTTAAGGTCAGGTAGATATGCTCACAACGGTTAATCAGCAAAGGCAAAATGTTATTAAACTCATCCAGATAATGAACATTTTCAATCCCTGAAATGGCTCTGGCCTCTTCCGGCTCCAATGAGTTACCATCCCAAATTTTAGTTAACTCATCGGTTTTTTTAATAAAAAGATATTCCTGCACCTCACTTACCGGTGAATTCGGTATCAATATTAATATTGATTTTGCCTGATCTATGCCACTTAAATATAAGAGGTCAGTATTTTGCTTAAAAGGGAAATTTTGATCAGCTGTTTTATGTTGCTCATCATTTGAGAAAAATATGGCAATAGATTTCGGCACCATCTTTTGCATAAATAATGTACGGTTTCTTTGAAACAGATTGTTATCGATCATTTCATATTTCATAATCCAAATTTATTTTTAAGTTTCCTGAAAATATAATAAAGTTTAATGAATTGTTTTCATCCATTTAAGCCTCAAAGTTAAAATTATTGAGTAAATTTAATCTTTTTCTTAATGGATAAAAAAAAATGGAAAAAAATGATTAGATTTTATTGTTATTAACAGAATTCTTTTCTACTTTTGCAACTCCAAAAAATTAAAGTAAATATGCCAACTATACAGCAATTAGTCAGAAATGGCAGGAAAGAAATCAAGGCCGCTAGTAAATCAAGAGCATTAGATTCTTGTCCACAAAAGCGTGGAGTGTGTACACGTGTATATACAACTACGCCTAAAAAGCCTAATTCTGCGTTAAGAAAAGTAGCTAAAGTTCGTTTAACGAACAACATAGAGATAATCGCTTATATTCCGGGTGAGGGACATAATTTGCAGGAGCACTCAATAGTATTGATCAGAGGTGGAAGGGTTAAGGATTTGCCGGGTGTTAGGTATCACATAGTTCGTGGAGCTTTAGATACTTCCGGAGTAAAAGACAGAAAGCAGGGAAGATCAAAATATGGAGCTAAAAAACCGAAAGCATAAACGTTAAAATTAATTTCTTTCAATAATGAGAAAAACAAAACCAAAAAAGAGGCCACTGGCCCCGGATTCAAGATATAAAGACCCATTGGTAACAAGGTTTGTTAATAACCTGATGCAGGATGGTAAGAAAAGTATTGCATTCAATATTTTTTATGAATCTTTGGATAAGGTAGAAAAGGTGACCGGTGAAAATGGTTATGAAACCTGGAAAAAAGCATTGCATAATATTATGCCGGGAGTAGAAGTGAAAAGTAGAAGAATTGGAGGGTCAACTTTCCAAATCCCTTCTGAAGTTCGTCCTGAAAGAAAGATTGCTTTGGGAATTAAGTGGTTAATCATGTTTTCTGAGAAAAGAGGTGGCAAAAACATGTCAGATAAAATGTCTGCAGAAATTATAGCAGCTTCTAAAAATGAAGGTGCTGCAATTAAGCGTAAAGAGGATATTCACAGAATGGCAGAGGCTAATAAAGCTTTCTCTCATTTTAAAGTATAATTAGAAAAAATAGCACAATGGCAAAAAGAGATTTAAAATTTACGAGAAATATTGGGATTGCCGCGCATATTGATGCCGGAAAGACCACTACAACAGAGAGAATTCTCTATTATACTGGTTTATCTCATAAAATCGGAGAGGTTCATGATGGCGCTGCTACTATGGACTGGATGGAGCAGGAGCAGGAAAGAGGTATTACGATTACTTCTGCTGCTACAACTACATTTTGGAAGTTTCGTGATAATGAATATAAAGTAAACGTTATTGACACTCCAGGACACGTTGACTTCACAGTAGAAGTTGAGCGTTCATTACGTGTATTGGATGGGGTTGTTGCCTTGTTTTGTGCAGTAAGTGGAGTTGAGCCTCAGTCTGAAACAGTTTGGCGTCAGGCGAACAAATATAAAGTACCCAGAATTGGATTTGTGAATAAAATGGACAGATCAGGAGCTGATTTCTTTGAAGTTGTTAAGCAAATTAAAGAAATGTTAGGTGCAAACCCAATTCCAATTCAGGTTCCAATCGGTGCAGAAGAGAATTTCAGAGGAGTGGTTGACCTTATCACCAATAAAGCAATTATTTGGGATGACGAATCAATGGGTATGACTTTTACGGAAATTGAAATTCCGGAAGATTTGGCCGATACCGTTGTGGAGTACAGAGGAAAAATGATTGAGAGCATCGCAGAATACGATGATGAAATTTTAGAAAAATATTTTGAAGATCCGGAATCAATTACTCAGGATGAAGTAGAAGCAGCTCTTAGAAAAGCCACTATTGACATGAGTATTATTCCAATGATGTGTGGTTCATCTTTTAAAAACAAAGGTGTTCAGGCAATGTTGGATGCTGTTATTAAGTTTTTGCCAAGCCCGTTAGACATTGAGTCTATCATTGGTACTAACCCAAAAACAGAAGCTGAAGAAAAGAGAATGCCGGATCCGGATGAGCCTTTTGCTGCACTTGCATTTAAAATCGCTACAGATCCTTATGTAGGTAGATTAGCATATTTCAGAGCATATTCAGGAAGACTGGATGCAGGCTCGTATGTTTTAAATACCAGAACCGGTAAAAAAGAACGTATCTCACGTGTACTTCAAATGCATTCTAACAAACAAAACCCTATCGACTTCATTGAAGCCGGAGATATTGGTGCTGCTGTTGGATTTAAGGATATCAAAACAGGAGATACCCTTTGTAATGAAAAACATCCGATTGTTTTAGAAAGTATGACTTTCCCTGAACCGGTTATTGGATTGGCTATTGAAGCTAAAACTCAGGCAGATCTTGATAAGTTAGGTAATGCATTGTCAAAACTTGCTGAAGAAGATCCTACATTCAGAGTAAAATTTGATGAAGAAACAGGTCAGACCGTTATTAACGGAATGGGTGAGTTACACCTTGAGATTATTGTAGATAGATTAAAAAGAGAATTTAAAGTAGAGTGTAATCAGGGAGCCCCTCAGGTTTCTTATAAGGAAGCAATTACAACTACACTTAAACATCGTGAGATATATAAAAAGCAGTCCGGTGGTAAGGGTAAATTCGCAGATATACAAATAGAGATTGGACCGGACGAGGATAAAGAAAAATCAGGATTACAGTTTGATAATGCCATCTACGGAGGGTCAATTCCAAGAGAATTTATTCCGGCAGTAGAAAAAGGTTTCAAAGAAGCTATGAATACAGGTGTATTAGCCGGTTATCCGCTTCAGAGTTTGAAAGTTAAATTATTCGATGGTTCATTCCACGCGGTGGATTCAGATGCAGTTTCTTTTGAATTGTGTGCTAAGTCAGCTTTTAGAGAAGCTTGTAAAAATGCTAAGCCAATTTTATTAGAGCCTGTAATGAAGTTAGAAGTAATAACTCCCGAAGAATATACCGGTGATGTTGTTGGTGATTTGAACAAGAGAAGAGGACAAATGGAATCGATGGATATGAAAGGGAACGCACAAGTTATAAAAGCGAAAGTTCCTTTATCAGAAATGTTTGGATATGTAACCCAGTTGAGAACACTTTCTTCCGGAAGGGCAACCTCAACTATGGAATTTTCTCACTATGCACCGGCTCCGGAAAGTGTAATTGAAGCTGTTGTAACACAGGTAAAAGGTAAAGTAAAACAAAATTAAGATGGCGCAAAAAATCAGAATTAAGCTAAAGTCTTACGATCATAATCTGGTTGATAAATCATCAGAGAAGATTGCTAAAACTGTAAAGTCAGCAGGTGCAGTTGTTGCAGGGCCAATACCCTTGCCAACTGAAAAGAAAATATTCACTGTTTTGCGTTCACCGCACGTGAATAAAAAATCCAGAGAGCAATTTCAGCTCTGTACATACAAAAGGTTGCTGGATATTTATAGTGCAACATCCAAAACAGTAGATGCTCTAATGAAGCTTGAGCTACCAAGTGGTGTTGATGTTGAAATTAAAGTTTAATAAATTACTTAAAATTTAACCTATTATTTAGGTTGATAGAATTATAAAACGATGAAAGGTATAATTGGTAGAAAAATAGGAATGACTCAGTACTTCCGTCCGGATGGAACGCATGTCGCCTGCACTATTATAGAAGCAGGGCCTTGTAAGGTTATCCAAAAGAAAACTGTTGAAACAGACGGCTATGACAGCGTTCAAATCGGCTATGGGGTAAGGAAAGAGTCTCGTACCACTAATGCTCAGAAAGGACACTTTAAGAAGCATAATTCTGATTCCATGCAAGTAGTTAGAGAAATCAGAGATTTCGATTTGGAAAAAGAATCCGGTGATGAAATAACCATTGAGATTTTTGCAGAGGGAGATAGAGTAAGTGTAGAAGGTGTATCTAAAGGTAAAGGTTTTCAGGGAGTAGTAAAAAGACATGGTTTTGCCGGTGTCGGTATGGCTACTCACGGTCAGCACAACAGAGAAAGAGCACCCGGATCATTAGGCGCAGGCTCATATCCTTCAAGAGTATTCAAAGGAATGAGAATGGCAGGAAGAATGGGCAGTGATAAAATTACCCTGAAAAAAGTACCGGTTGAAAAGGTAATTGCTGAAAAAAATATTATTTACATAAAAGGTGCAGTACCCGGAAGAAAGGGAAGCATTGTAATGATTAAGAAAAATTAAAGTATACTTTTCAAATAGAAATTATGGAACTTGAAGTATTAAATATAGAAGGAAAAACAACCGGAAGAAAGATTAATCTTTCTGATGATGTTTTTAAAACCGTGCCAAATGATCACATTATCTATTTGGATGTAAAGAGGTATATGGCTGCTCAAAGGCAAGGTACTCATAAAACCAAAGAAAGAGGTGAGATTAGAGGTTCAACCAGAAAGATTAAAAAACAAAAGGGAACGGGTTCGGCGAGATTTGGAGATATTAAAAATCCAATTTTCAGAGGAGGAGGACGCATTTTCGGTCCAAGACCAAGAAATTATAAGATTAATTTGAATAAAAAAGAAGTGGCTATTGCCAGAAGATCTGCTCTTACTTATAAATTACAGGATAATCAAATTAAGGTTATCGAAGATTTGAGCATGGAGCAGCCTCGGACAAAAGAGTTTATTTCTTTTTTGCAAAACCTTAATGTAGAAGGAACAAAAGTTGTTTATGTATCAACAGAATTGGATAAAAACGTGCTTTTATCGGCAAGAAACATCCAAAGAGTACAGTTTAGCAAACCGCAACAACTTAATACCTATTCTATATTAAATGCGAATAATCTTATTCTGACAGAAAAATCTGTTGAAGTTATAAACGAAATTTTTAAAAAGTAGATTCACCGGAATTACAATTATAAATAGTAAATGATGAAAAATATTTTAATTAAGCCACTCATAACCGAAAAGTTTACCCAGTTGGGAGATAAACTCAACAAGTTTGCTTTCGTGGTTGACAAAGGCTCTAATAAAATTGAAATAAAGAAAGCTGTTGAAGAAATGTACGGAGTAACTGTACTGGATGTCAACACATCTGTAAGAGTAGGAAAGCAAAAATCAAGATACACCAAAACAGGTGTTATTTCAGGTAAAACCTCTGTTTTGAAGAGGGCTATTGTTACAGTGGCAGAAGGTGACACTATTGATTTTTACAGTAATATTTAATTAAGAGAAAATGGCAATTAAGAAATATAAACCAACTTCACCAGGTACCAGATCCAGAGTAGGTAACCTATATGCAGAAGTAACTACGGATACTCCTGAAAAGTCTTTGCTTGCACCAATGTACAGCAAAGCCGGAAGGAATAATCAGGGTAGAATGACTGTTAGATACAGAGGTGGAGGACACAAGAGAAAGTATAGAATAGTTGATTTTAAAAGAGATAAGCAAGGAATACCCGGCATAGTTAAGACGGTAGAGTATGATCCAAACAGAAGTGCTTTTATTTCTTTAATAGCTTTTAAAGACGGCGAAAAAAGATATATTCTGGCACCGGAAGGAATTCAGATTGGTGCAACGATTATAAATGGACCGGAAGCACCTATTGAAGTAGGGAACTCTTTACCATTGAAAAATATACCTTTAGGTACGGTAATTCACAATATAGAATTACAGCCGGGTAAAGGAGCTCAATTGGCAAGAAGTGCCGGTACTTATGCACAATTGCTGTCTCGTGATGAAAAATATGCTATTGTTAAATTACCTTCGGGCGAAACCCGCATGGTATTGATAACAACAACAGCTACTATAGGAAGCGTATCAAATCCGGATCATTATCAGATAGTACTTGGTAAAGCCGGTGCAAATAGATGGAGAGGTCGCAGACCAAGAACTCGAGCAGTAGCAATGAACCCGGTAGATCACCCTATGGGTGGTGGAGAAGGAAGAGCTTCAGGTGGGCATCCTAGATCAAGAAATAGTGTGAAAGCTAAAGGCTTTAAAACCAGAGACAAGAAAAAAGCATCTAATAAACTCATATTAAAACGTAAGAAATAATTAGTTATGGGCAGATCAATTAAAAAAGGACCTTTTATAGATTTTAAACTGGATAAAAAGATTACCGCATTGAATGAAGGTGGTAAGAAAACAGTTGTTAAAACCTGGTCCAGACGTTCTACTATTACACCGGAGTTTGTTGGACACACTTTGGCAGTACACAATGGAAATAAATTTATACCAATTTATATTTCTGAAAATATGGTTGGACATAAATTAGGGGAATTCGCTCCTACAAGAAACTTTAAGAGCCATTCATCTAAGAAATTAAAATAAGATAAGAATGAAAGCTATCGCAAAATTAAATAATTGCCCTACATCTCCTCGTAAGATGAGATTGGTTATAGACACTATCAGAGGTGAGCAAGTTGAAAAAGCACTCGGGATTTTAAAATTCCAAAAGAAGGAAGCTGCAAGAAGAGTTGAAAAACTATTGGTTTCTGCAATTTCTAACTGGGAAAACAAAAATGAATCTGAGAGAATTGAAGATCACAATCTGATTGTAACAGAAGCATATGTTAACCAGGGAAGAACTTTGAAAAGATTACGTCCGGCTCCAATGGGAAGAGCACATAGAATCAGAAAAAGATCAAACCATGTGTTTTTAGCAGTCGAGTCATCGCAAATATTAGCAATGCCGCCTGAAAAACCGGAATTGAATGAAAATGAAAATGAAATTGTTGAAGAAAATCAAAATACAGAAGCTTAATTTTATACTATGGGTCAAAAAGTAAATCCAATAGCCAATCGTTTGGGAATTATTAGAGGATGGGACTCTAATTGGTTCGGTGGAAATCGTTACGCAGATAAAATAATCGAGGATGAAAAACTAAGAGATTATATCAAAGCGAGAATCAGTAAGGGTGGAATTTCTAAAATTGTAATTGAAAGGACTTTAAAGAGAGTTACAATAACTATACATACATCTCGTCCCGGAATTATTATCGGAAAAGGTGGATCTGAAGTTGATAAGCTTAAAGAAGAGTTAAAAAAATGGTCTAATAAAGATGTTCAATTGAATATCGTTGAAATCAGAAGACCTGAAACAGATGCAACGATTGTTGCTGAAACTATTGCCAGACAGCTGGAAGCCAGAGTGAATTTCAAAAGAGCATGTAAAATGGCTTTATCCTCTGCAATGCGTATGGGAGCTGAAGGTATTAAAATCCGTGCTTCCGGTAGATTAGGTGGAGCGGAGATGGCAAGAACAGAAGAATTTAAAGAAGGTAGAACTCCTTTACATACTTTTAGAGCAGATATAGATTATTCTTTACAAGAAGCCAAAACGGTTTACGGAAAGATTGGAATTAAAGTTTGGATTTGTAAGGGAGAAGTATTCGGAAAAAGAGATTTATCACCAAATATTGGTGTAAAACAAGAAGGTGGACCAAATAAAAGAGGTGCCGGTACGAGAGCACCAAGAAGAAAACCTAAAAAGTAAATTTAAGACTATATAATTAACATATTATGTTACAACCAAAAAGAACGAAATTCAGAAGGGCGCAAAAAGGCAGAATGAAAGGGAATGCCCAAAGGGGAACTACCATTGATTTCGGTTCATACGGAATAAAATCCATGGAGTCGGCCTGGATAACGAACAGACAAATTGAAGCAGCGAGGATTGCTATCAACAGGTTCATGAAAAGGGAAGGTCAGGTTTGGATTCGTATATTTCCGGATAAGCCAATCACTAAAAAGCCTGCTGAAGTTAGAATGGGTAAAGGTAAAGGTGCTCCGGAAGGATGGGTTGCTGTAGTTAAACCGGGTAGAATTATGTTTGAAGTTGATGGAGTAAATGAGGAAACAGCAAAAGAAGCCTTGAGGCTGGGTATGCAAAAATTACCCGTGAAATGTAAGTTTGTGAAATCAACCGAATTAGGTTATTAAATTATAAAATCATGGCTAAGAAAAAATTCGATTTTGCAGAATTAACAACTCAAGAGTTGCACGAAAAGTTAATAGATGATAAGGTAAGACTCTCTAAAATGAAATTTAATCACACGGTATCTCCTTTAGATAATCCAATGGAAATTAAGTTTTTAAGGAGAGATATTGCCAGAATTTATTCAGAATTAAATAAAAGAGAAACAGAAACTACTGCGTCTTAAATCTACATAACATGGAAAGAAAATTAAGAAAACAAAAAATCGGACAGGTTGTAAGTAATAAAATGGATAAAAGTATTACAATCTCCGTACAGAGAAAGATCAGGCATCCAAAGTATGGTAAGTTTATTAAACTTTCTACCAAACTGATGGCGCATGATGGAGAAAATGCCTGCAACATTGGGGATACAGTAAGAATTATGGAAATACGCCCAATGAGTAAGAATAAAAAATGGCGATTAGTGGAAATTTTAGAAAGAGCTAAGTAATTAATTATGATACAGCAAGAATCAAGATTAAGAGTTGCAGATAACAGTGGTGCTAAAGAAGTTCTTTGTATACGTGTATTAGGCGGTACTAAAAGAAGATATGCTTCTATCGGTGATAAAATCATCGTGTCTGTAAAAAGTGCATTACCCAGCGGTAACGTCAAAAAAGGTAGTGTTTCGACAGCAGTAGTTGTTAGAGTTAAAAAAGAAGTTAGACGCAAAGATGGCAGCTATATTCGTTTTGATGACAATGCTGTTGTTTTATTAAATAATAATGATGAACCGAGAGGTTCCCGTATATTCGGTCCTGTGGCCAGAGAATTGAGAGAACGTCAGTTTATGAAAATTGTGTCTCTGGCACCGGAAGTATTATAAAAGTAAAAATTCAAAACGATGAAGTTTAAGAAAAAATCAATACCTGATTTTAAAAGATTTGCTCCTAAGTTACACCTGAAAAAAGGCGATACTGTAAAAGTACTTGCCGGTGTTGACAGAGGAAAGCAAGGTAGGGTATTAGAAGTGGATGCTTCTAAATACAGAGCATTTGTTGAAGGTGTAAATCTTGTAAAAAGACATACCAAGCCAAGTGCAAAAGAACCCAATGGCGGAATTATTGACAAAGAAGCTTCTATACATTTGTCAAACCTGATGCTTGTTGATCCTAAATCAGGTGAACCAACAAGAGTTGGAAGAAGAATAGAAGATGATAAATTAGTTAGATATTCAAAGAAATCCGGGGAGGTGATAAAATAATGAGTTACGTACCAAGGTTAAAAAAACACTATGATGATGTAGTTGTATCTAACATGTTAGAGCAATTTAAGTATAAGTCTCGAATGGAAGTCCCTAAGATTACTAAAGTTGTTTTAAATCAAGGTGTTAAAGGAGCAACGGCAGATAAAAAATTAGTTGATATTGCAGTGAACGAAATGACTTCAATTTCAGGTCAAAAAGCAGTCTCAACCAAGGCAAGAATCTCAGTTTCAAACTTTAAATTGAGAGAAGGAATGCCCATCGGAGCAAAAGTGACTTTACGCAGAGAAAGAATGTATGAGTTTTTAGATAGATTATTAGCTGTATCTTTACCAAGAGTTAGAGATTTCAGAGGTCTAAATCCAAAAGGATTTGATGGTCGCGGAAACTTTAACATGGGAGTAACTGAGCAGATTATATTTCCGGAAATAGATATTGATAAAATCAGTAAAATTACCGGTATGGATATCACTATAGTTACTACAGCTCAAACTGACGAAGAAGGAAAAGTTTTATTAATGGAATTAGGATTCCCATTCAAAAAATAATATAATGTCAAAAGAGTCTATAAAAGCAAGACAAAGAAAAAGAGAAAAACTGGTAGCTAAGTTTGCTGAAAAAAGAAAAAAGCTAAAAGATGAAGGTAAATTTATTGAATTATCTAATTTGCCAAGGAATTCTTCCCCGGTAAGATTACGTAACAGATGTAAATTAACCGGCAGACCGAGAGGTTACATTAGAATTTTCGGTTTATCCAGAATTAAATTCAGAGAATTAGCTTCAAACGGTAAGATTCCGGGCATTACAAAAGCCAGCTGGTAATATTAATAAAGAATCATAAATAGAGACAGATGTTTA contains:
- the purS gene encoding phosphoribosylformylglycinamidine synthase subunit PurS — translated: MKFQAEIKIMPLSELLDPQGKAVEKGLQNLEIDNITNVRIGKNINLTIEADSEEEAKKVVETASKKLLANPVMESYTIQLKAVK
- the pssA gene encoding CDP-diacylglycerol--serine O-phosphatidyltransferase, which codes for MNVLTSFFKIPNIITLLNLICGSIAIYHILNNDIIIGTYFIIAAAVLDFLDGFAARLFNQASEIGKQLDSLADVISFGLAPGFIFFQLLSASGHEVGGEILNLNMLAFLLPAFGALRLAKFNIDESQSVHFKGLPTPAMAMYAIGMVYWYENDAAWQSVFFNTEILIIQIVVLSLLMISNLNLIALKFTKNKIKDNIDTILLLAVSILLFLLFNLSALPMIILTYIVISILSFNLKIFNKK
- a CDS encoding aminopeptidase P family protein — encoded protein: MKYEMIDNNLFQRNRTLFMQKMVPKSIAIFFSNDEQHKTADQNFPFKQNTDLLYLSGIDQAKSILILIPNSPVSEVQEYLFIKKTDELTKIWDGNSLEPEEARAISGIENVHYLDEFNNILPLLINRCEHIYLTLNEHDRFKSALPDQNQRKAEELKKAYPLHNFMRAYPILQELRVSKHEIEIELIKKACSITKKAFLEVLKLVSPGINEYEIEAAILYNFLKNGASRNAFDTIVASGINSCILHYTLNNQVCKDGDILLMDYGAEYANYASDMSRTIPVNGRFTKRQKELYNAVLNSQKECIKLMRVGMTLDEYNKEAAKIIESALIDVKLLNKNDVKNQNPKSPLYKQYFMHGVAHFMGLDVHDTGDRYTPLEEGAILTCEPGIYVREEKIGIRLENDILITENGPVDLMGDIPIEAEEIEELMN
- a CDS encoding 30S ribosomal protein S12; this encodes MPTIQQLVRNGRKEIKAASKSRALDSCPQKRGVCTRVYTTTPKKPNSALRKVAKVRLTNNIEIIAYIPGEGHNLQEHSIVLIRGGRVKDLPGVRYHIVRGALDTSGVKDRKQGRSKYGAKKPKA
- a CDS encoding 30S ribosomal protein S7, whose protein sequence is MRKTKPKKRPLAPDSRYKDPLVTRFVNNLMQDGKKSIAFNIFYESLDKVEKVTGENGYETWKKALHNIMPGVEVKSRRIGGSTFQIPSEVRPERKIALGIKWLIMFSEKRGGKNMSDKMSAEIIAASKNEGAAIKRKEDIHRMAEANKAFSHFKV
- the fusA gene encoding elongation factor G, which encodes MAKRDLKFTRNIGIAAHIDAGKTTTTERILYYTGLSHKIGEVHDGAATMDWMEQEQERGITITSAATTTFWKFRDNEYKVNVIDTPGHVDFTVEVERSLRVLDGVVALFCAVSGVEPQSETVWRQANKYKVPRIGFVNKMDRSGADFFEVVKQIKEMLGANPIPIQVPIGAEENFRGVVDLITNKAIIWDDESMGMTFTEIEIPEDLADTVVEYRGKMIESIAEYDDEILEKYFEDPESITQDEVEAALRKATIDMSIIPMMCGSSFKNKGVQAMLDAVIKFLPSPLDIESIIGTNPKTEAEEKRMPDPDEPFAALAFKIATDPYVGRLAYFRAYSGRLDAGSYVLNTRTGKKERISRVLQMHSNKQNPIDFIEAGDIGAAVGFKDIKTGDTLCNEKHPIVLESMTFPEPVIGLAIEAKTQADLDKLGNALSKLAEEDPTFRVKFDEETGQTVINGMGELHLEIIVDRLKREFKVECNQGAPQVSYKEAITTTLKHREIYKKQSGGKGKFADIQIEIGPDEDKEKSGLQFDNAIYGGSIPREFIPAVEKGFKEAMNTGVLAGYPLQSLKVKLFDGSFHAVDSDAVSFELCAKSAFREACKNAKPILLEPVMKLEVITPEEYTGDVVGDLNKRRGQMESMDMKGNAQVIKAKVPLSEMFGYVTQLRTLSSGRATSTMEFSHYAPAPESVIEAVVTQVKGKVKQN
- a CDS encoding 30S ribosomal protein S10, with protein sequence MAQKIRIKLKSYDHNLVDKSSEKIAKTVKSAGAVVAGPIPLPTEKKIFTVLRSPHVNKKSREQFQLCTYKRLLDIYSATSKTVDALMKLELPSGVDVEIKV
- a CDS encoding 50S ribosomal protein L3, which gives rise to MKGIIGRKIGMTQYFRPDGTHVACTIIEAGPCKVIQKKTVETDGYDSVQIGYGVRKESRTTNAQKGHFKKHNSDSMQVVREIRDFDLEKESGDEITIEIFAEGDRVSVEGVSKGKGFQGVVKRHGFAGVGMATHGQHNRERAPGSLGAGSYPSRVFKGMRMAGRMGSDKITLKKVPVEKVIAEKNIIYIKGAVPGRKGSIVMIKKN
- a CDS encoding 50S ribosomal protein L4 — encoded protein: MELEVLNIEGKTTGRKINLSDDVFKTVPNDHIIYLDVKRYMAAQRQGTHKTKERGEIRGSTRKIKKQKGTGSARFGDIKNPIFRGGGRIFGPRPRNYKINLNKKEVAIARRSALTYKLQDNQIKVIEDLSMEQPRTKEFISFLQNLNVEGTKVVYVSTELDKNVLLSARNIQRVQFSKPQQLNTYSILNANNLILTEKSVEVINEIFKK
- a CDS encoding 50S ribosomal protein L23, which produces MKNILIKPLITEKFTQLGDKLNKFAFVVDKGSNKIEIKKAVEEMYGVTVLDVNTSVRVGKQKSRYTKTGVISGKTSVLKRAIVTVAEGDTIDFYSNI
- a CDS encoding 50S ribosomal protein L2, which gives rise to MAIKKYKPTSPGTRSRVGNLYAEVTTDTPEKSLLAPMYSKAGRNNQGRMTVRYRGGGHKRKYRIVDFKRDKQGIPGIVKTVEYDPNRSAFISLIAFKDGEKRYILAPEGIQIGATIINGPEAPIEVGNSLPLKNIPLGTVIHNIELQPGKGAQLARSAGTYAQLLSRDEKYAIVKLPSGETRMVLITTTATIGSVSNPDHYQIVLGKAGANRWRGRRPRTRAVAMNPVDHPMGGGEGRASGGHPRSRNSVKAKGFKTRDKKKASNKLILKRKK
- a CDS encoding 30S ribosomal protein S19, giving the protein MGRSIKKGPFIDFKLDKKITALNEGGKKTVVKTWSRRSTITPEFVGHTLAVHNGNKFIPIYISENMVGHKLGEFAPTRNFKSHSSKKLK
- a CDS encoding 50S ribosomal protein L22, with the protein product MKAIAKLNNCPTSPRKMRLVIDTIRGEQVEKALGILKFQKKEAARRVEKLLVSAISNWENKNESERIEDHNLIVTEAYVNQGRTLKRLRPAPMGRAHRIRKRSNHVFLAVESSQILAMPPEKPELNENENEIVEENQNTEA